The segment cgaggagacatttctccttgGACCGCCTTTTAAACAATTTTGGGTTCATAAGAATTGGGCTGGGAGCCCTTTTGGTACCCACACCTTCTTCTCGGACGTGGTCGAATTTtatatggggcccaaggcccattgtatgatcttgggactttacccctacaatttgtatttattttttgcttcaaaAAGATTGTTCTCTATCATTAAAGACCAAGAAACTAATTAGCTTTTTTTTGGTATAGATAGGTTTCAAGCTTAGATATCTCATTCAATGATAAGAGGTTTTACTAGCTGAGTTATCTAGAACTCATGTGTTTGATATTATTGGATGAGCTAAAAatcatcaatttattttatttactagTCACTATCCTTTGCGTTTTGaatagttgaataaaaattagggataattacagattACTCACCTGTGGTTTAGCTCGAATTTAACTTACCCACCCATGGTTTTatatttgacactttacccacctgtagTTCATTCCGTCTATGCTCCGTAACCCACTTCTAATTtttccgttactctaacacatttcatcaaaaaatcaaacaagaaatTAGATCAAACACTCCTCTCCCACACACTCTTTACACTTGCTCACCCACTTGGGATCTTTGAAAATAAGAAGGGTTTAGACTCAACAATCTATGattttataaaaacataaattgCTAAGTCTAAACCCTCCTTATTTTCTCCGATATCCAATACCTAAAAgccaaattttataaatttttgtttagattttaattttggacTTGCTCTTGCTCTCTTCTCTTGTTCCTCTTCTAGGTCTTGGTAAGTGCAAAatttttctcaatctcatttctttttctttatttgtggatccaacaattttttttataatatagcAATTTCAAAAacgcttttttattttttatttttttgcttactAGGTTATCTTTGTTCACAATTTTAACCaggttcttttgcttttttgggtTAATGGTTATGCAAATCTATGACCTTTATTCTATAATCTTAAATAGTGTTTCTGGGCATTTTTTAATCTAGGAATTTTGTGgagtttctattttttgggtgcAGTGGTTGAAAAGGTTGATGATGATTTAGATCTATTAAAGACTTGCAAACTGTTTGATTCTTTGCCTGTGAATGAATGTTTGACTATGAGAGTTTtgtgttggggatggttgatgtCTATTATTCATTGAATTactgtgttgattttttttttttttttttaaatttaaattttttgatcaTGAGAGAGTCAAAGGTAGTGGCGGTGGTGGGGAAAGAAGGGAGGAGAAAAAATGGAGGAAATAATGGCAGCAAGGTATTGGTGTCACATGTGTTCACAAATGATAAATCCTGTTATGGAAGTTGATATCAAATGTCCCTTTTCCCAAGTTGGTGAGCAGGCATAAAGAGTGTGTGGGAGAGGAGTGTTTGAtctgattttttgtttgattttttgatgAAACGTGTTAGAGTAACAGAAAAATTAGAGGTGGGTTACGAAGCATAGACAGAATGAACCACGGGTGGGTAaagtgttaaaaataaaatcacaggtgggtaagTTAAATTCGAGTTAAACCACAAGTGTGTAATCTATAATTATCCCTAAAAATTATATACAGGTATAATCAATCTCATGTAATTCATTTAAAACTAATGAGTAATTGCCCTAAAGGTTACATTTGTATATGCATAGCCTTCATGTTTaggaaaaatttatttaaatttagccGAATTGAAGTGAACCGAAATGCTATGTTAATGTGGCTCATTATAAgtgtaacaacaataaatactatacttaagattttagatattCTGAGTTTGAaatctatattttctttaatgaatTTAGATTTAGAATAGGTGCTCTTAACCCAAACCTGTCTTTTCCCACTATGTAAGTGCACAAAAATGGACTGAATGTACTGAATGGATAGAAGTGGAATAAAATGGATCGAATGgccaaagtggacagaatgaGACCAGGGGCGGCCCAACAAATTTGATGTGGTTGGTTGTGATAACACACATGAGccacctttttttctttctcaaaaaaaaaaaaaaaaaaatactagtgtttaatatcataatttgtttataacaaaaatattttttttttaaattttgtaatatgcttttttttgtgtgtgaaaaaaatgctaaagctgtaacaaattttactacaaaaacaTTTACAAACGATGTAGCAATGATATGATTAGTGACACTtcaagaagataataaacaagtatttGAATGAATGATGTTAGGTATATGATAAATTTTATGACATGATGCTTACAAAGAtgtatcaccaatcacaaaaagtaattcaaatatgTATTTAATAGGTTGTTGACATAtacaaatcatattaattgtcacatcaatttgtaaaggcTTTGAACTAAAACTTATAGTACTTCTGACATTTTCCTATCAAATCATCTCTTGTAATTACTGACACATATATTTGTAAGACCTATGTATTTAAAATTGTattatctctagcattactcaattCTTTGGAACTTcttaaaagtagaaaaaatgtaaaacttttttttcctagatctccaaaaaaatatattaattttgccccaaaatttgggggcctttctCTAGTAGGAGGCCCTAGGCGATGGTTTAAGTGGCTTAGGCCTAGGGGCTAGGGCCGGCCTTGAATAGGATTGAAGTTGACCGAATAGGATTGAATAAGACCAAATTGAACCAAATAAGactgaagtggaccgaataagatcaaagtggaccgaataggaccaatgaaaaccaaagtggattgaataggaccgaataagaccaaattggaccgaataagacataatggactgaataagaccaaagtgaACATAATGGACTGACTAAGACCGAAGTGGACTAAAGTAGACCGAATAGGATCGAAGTAGACTGAATAAGACTGAATGAGATCAAAGGGGAATAAGACCGAAGTGTACTGAATAAGatcaaagtggactgaataggaccgaaGTGGATTTCataggaccgaataagaccaaagtaggCCTAATGGGCGAATAAGACCGAAATGGACTGAgtaggaccaaagtggattgaataggatcgaataagaccaaagtggacagaatggactgAACTGGACCAAATATAACCGAAGTGCACAGTTTGAAACCAAGTTGGACTGAATAGAACCGTAGTAGACTGAATAAggctttgtttgttgttgttgttgtttgtatCGTGTAAAAGTAATGTCATccttggaaaaaaagaaaaaaaagaaaaaaagaggctTTACAAAATTGTACgagaaatcaacaaaataagctTTGTCGAAAATTCCAAATGGACTCTTTTAGGTACAAGTTGGATGCAGCCAAATGAGGTCTtagttttttgataattttgaataTTGGTGATATAATAATACAAATCATTCTACATTAATTTCAGTTCTTTGTAATGGTTTGAAGGCCACTCGTGCCGACCTGAGGTTCAGGCCGAGGTTGTGCAGCATGTGTTGTTGACTTCTTGTCGTGTTGATCATGGCACAGAATACGCGGTGACACTCTGACTTTCTAAGCTGGTTGTTGACTTTTGAACTTTACGTTTACAAAGAAATACTAGGAACCTGTGTTTATCAATTGACAATTGCAACTTCCTCCGGTAGTGCCACTCACGAAACCTTATTGTTTTAGGTTTAAGAAGGCTGGCTCTGTCTCTTTGGGAATACATAAAAAAAGCTCAAAAGTTGAAGTTTATAACAGTATTGTTTGAGGCTGTTTCTTCTGTATATATGGTACAATTCTTTTCTTATTGgtgttattgttttttatttttattttttttggggtattattttaaaaaaaaaaataaatgggagaTGGGTATTCGAACCCCAAGTCCTCCCCATAAGGTAAATGGAGCAATATCACtaagttacaaggctcttggctctCATGAGAGTTAATTGATTCTGTGATTTGGGTTTTAGTTCTTTGTATCAGCTctactaaaattttgattgccttatatgttcttgtgttcttttGGTCATGAGGTAATGCACGAGTTAACCTTTTAAATGGTCAAGATTTTATTGCTTTTATCTCTaactagttttaaatttattcaaagtATTTGGCACTGAGGGAGGCATCAACTCAAATCTTGTTTTTGCTTCCAGTTTTTattctttgctttctttttccattttatccttttcttttaaatacgTTTTGAGGTTTTTCAAGTTGTATTTATGAAGTTAAGTATATATAGATAGGGAATATTGTGAATaccattttcaataaaattgagAGAACGCTAAGAATAGCCTTATTTTAATTTGGGAGTGCATGCCTTAAAAAGATACTGGGGTAAGCAGAAACTTGGGTGGAAATGGAATGGGACTGAGGGAGGTAAAGTCAAactactataatttttttaatgaagccTTATAgttgaaatctctctctctgcaaTTACAGGATGAGCCACAGATGGGTGAAGGGCTTCAATGACAATGTTTGACAAATTTTACAGGTCGgttcctttttttcttattatcgAAGTGCAAAAATGTTTCAATTTCAGATGAAAATGAGAGTTTCCTTGCTAACTGTTTAAGGTACTATTGTCATGCTTTTGATATGGACGAATCAAAAATTGATTTACATGATAGTTATATTTGCTTTGCTAACAATTGGGTTTTGCTTTTGTGTCTTATTTTTAACAATGTGCATCACTCAGTTGTTTTTGAGAGAATATTGAATTACTCATTTTATGCTTGTAAAGTCAACATCCATTTGGTAGACAAGATAGGGTGGGAGAAGAGAAGAATTTATGGTTTAAATTCTTCAAACCCTTGCCTTTGGATCTCACGGAGGCTATGTCACCTCACCCTATATGAGTAAATGATTTATTAAGGCTGCAGTACAGAGAACTCTAGCCTGGCCTAGATCTGCTTTATAAGTTGTTAGCTATTTAATTTCTCATTATCAAGTTTGGATATGAGAATTACTGCACGTGTAAGATTGATAGTTTCATCATAATCTTAGCTTTTACAATGAGGTTCTGAGTTGGGTGATATACAATGCCTGTTTTTGTATGTTTCATATGTTGGTATCTGCTTGAATGGACAGGGTTGAATGTAAATGACATGCACAGCCATAATGTTAAGACTCTGTATAGATGTTGTAATTGGGTTAGTAACAAGCTATTGGATTGATTGTAACTGATTAGGATCTGTTGTATAGATAAGCTGGTACAGTTAGGATGTGGTTGAGGGAAGTTAGTTAGGTTGGTTAGTCATAACAACTAACTGAAAGTAACTGCCAGAAGCTATAGAATTAGCTATTAAAGGACTTGTATCTTGTACATCAGATTCATTACAGAAATAACAGAAGTTTCATTGTTCTTGATTCTCTAAttcttctctctatctcttctcTATCTTAAGGAGGACTGGTTCCCTTGAAGCAACCACTCATAATTCCCTATTCCACCATTAATTCCCACCTAGAAGCTTAACACATAAACCAGACTAGTAGGTTTCTTTTATCATGACATGGATTGGGTAGAGGCTAAAATGGAGTTGATAGTAAGAAAAGACAGTAAGCTCTTCAGCAGTTTAATGGCAAAGCAAGATTCCTGAGTGGAATGCAACGGTTTCCTTCCAACCAAATTGAATCAGAGAAACACATGTTTTCCCGATATCTGCTTTAATAAAGTACAGAACATAGTTGAGATTCAGCTGACATAAAGTCCATGCCTTTGTGTATTGACTGGTGTATGCAATGCCATAGACAGGAAGATGGAAATTTTGATTCACTATGCATGAAATTTGTGCTTAAATGACTTGAGAAATGACCAAATCTTCAATGTGTAGTCATGTTTTAACATGATCCTGTCAAGTTTGACACAGTACAGAAGTCCTGTTGTTTTACAGTGTGTCTCACATACTTCAAATGAAGTGAAAAAAAGGTGTTGCTTTCTTGCTTGTACAACATAATGCTTTAGTATTCATATAAATTCTGCCCTTCATTCTAAATccaaaatataaggaaaaaacataaaagggaCATTGGTAATGTTTGACTTGGTGCTTATTAAACATGTTATATTCATTTAATATCTGACTTATACATATTCAATTATGTTGCACATCAATTGGCTCCATGAACAattgaatcatgggcttttgCTTCTTCCATGGCAGCTTATTTTAAAGGAAGTCATGAAGAAAGGAACAGAAGGAGTAATGCCCTCAGAGAGGGAAGTTTTCAGCCTTTCAGGGCCAGTACATCTCACAGCTGTTGACTGGTAAGACCATTGACTAATACTTCACTAACAGGGTGTAATCAATTGCTAAGGAATTCCATTcagcaaaaagaagaaaaaaattggaagGGAATTCCAATGCATCCAAAGTATAACATGTTCACTTTAACCACTGGTAAAAACTCTCTTAAATGCATGCAGCACTTTTGAGTCTACAATGTTAGGTCAAGAATTATCAAAATTGGATGACATACTTTTCTGTTACTGTCTTGTTCACAATGGTTCATTAATGCGACCAAAATGGCATACATTATTCATGTTTTCAATATTTAGAAGAATCTGAACATGCAGAGCAAGGCCAATGTTTTATTTTAGAGCTCTAAATGGACTAAAAATCTGTATTGCTACACTCACATCCTATTGGTTCGATATTATTGGCACCTCCCCAAAGAGAATAGATTATTGATTTTGCTCTTAGGATATAGCCAGCATGCagaaatatttttacttttttaaacttaaaacataCAGTTTCTTGATCATTTTAATGTTGatcatttgtgtttggtgtaATAAAAACAGATTACTCTTGTTCAGTCCACCATAGGCCACTTTCACTGCCAACCACTAACAATTTGCCGTCTCAGCAAGTTGTGTAACTAGACTTATTCTTTGGCTTAAGCAGCACAACAGTCaaatctttctcttcttcttttgatttcCCTTCCCCACTTTTGTTGTCCCCTGAAATCCATTTCTGAGTAACAGTTGGCCATGTTTTGCTGGGTTGAAGTTAAATTCTGGTGCATTGTTTTAACTCACTGGGATTTTCACATTTTGGCCCATGAAAAATGATGGGGGTACAACTCCCATTAAATAGAGTGGTTATACCAGATGCATCTCATAGGCATTTGTTATTGTctaatgtaatttattttttccaaactaGTTGATATGTGGCTTCTGTCCTTGAAATTGTACTTATTAACGAGTAAACTTCAGTAGATATTTTTCTATTCTTACAATCTCCTTGCAGGAACAACATACATCACCGAAGATCTATTGCAGCCAGCTTGGTTCAAGGAGTGTACATTCTTGAACGTGATCGCCAGAAGAATCGACATGGATCCCAAGCTCTTGCTCTACCTTGGTGGGACTGCTTCCATTTCCAATTAAATCATATGCTCATAGATGATGATGACTTATCCATATTTGGTGCTGTTTATGAATACAAATACCCCTCTGCTCCAAACATTCCACAATATGTTATTGCCTTCCGTGGCACAATCACCAAATCAGACACAAGGTTACAGGACCTCAAGTTAGACTTCCAGTGCGTCCGTAACAATCTTCACCAGAGTTCCCGGTTTCAACTTGCAATGCATTATGTTCACAACACAGTTTCTTCATCTAAAGGTGCAAGTGTGTGGTTGGCTGGACATTCTCTGGGGTCAGCTATGGCATTGCTTGCAGGAAAGAACATGGCCAAGATAGGTTATTTCCTTGAAACATATCTTTTAAATCCACCATTCTTCTCTCTCCCCATTGAGGGGGGTTTCGAGGATGAAAGAGTGAAGCTTGGAATCCGCTTTGCAAGCAGTGTTGTCAAAGCAGGCCTCAGCCTTGCTGTAAATGGTCGCCAACATCATAAGGCTCAATCACATGATCCTTTTGTAGTGTTATCTGCGTGGGTCCCTTACCTTTTTGTGAACCCAGCTGATCCTATTTGTTCAGAATATATTGGATACTTTGAACACaggaagaagatggaggagattgGAGTTGGAAAACTTGAGAAGGTTGCAACAAGAAATTCCATGAGGAATCTACTCTCCAGTGCATTGAGAATGGATTCAGGTTCAGAAGCACTGCATCTCCTTCCTTCAGCATATCTGACCATTAATAGGGGTCAATTCCCAGATTTTAAACGTGCTCATGGAATTCATCAGTGGTGGAATCCTTATTTTCCTTGTCAATCTATGCTTTATAAGTACAACACAACTTGAATTGAATGAAGG is part of the Quercus robur chromosome 9, dhQueRobu3.1, whole genome shotgun sequence genome and harbors:
- the LOC126699523 gene encoding GDSL esterase/lipase At4g10955-like isoform X1, with translation MLILKEVMKKGTEGVMPSEREVFSLSGPVHLTAVDWNNIHHRRSIAASLVQGVYILERDRQKNRHGSQALALPWWDCFHFQLNHMLIDDDDLSIFGAVYEYKYPSAPNIPQYVIAFRGTITKSDTRLQDLKLDFQCVRNNLHQSSRFQLAMHYVHNTVSSSKGASVWLAGHSLGSAMALLAGKNMAKIGYFLETYLLNPPFFSLPIEGGFEDERVKLGIRFASSVVKAGLSLAVNGRQHHKAQSHDPFVVLSAWVPYLFVNPADPICSEYIGYFEHRKKMEEIGVGKLEKVATRNSMRNLLSSALRMDSGSEALHLLPSAYLTINRGQFPDFKRAHGIHQWWNPYFPCQSMLYKYNTT
- the LOC126699523 gene encoding GDSL esterase/lipase At4g10955-like isoform X2, which translates into the protein MKKGTEGVMPSEREVFSLSGPVHLTAVDWNNIHHRRSIAASLVQGVYILERDRQKNRHGSQALALPWWDCFHFQLNHMLIDDDDLSIFGAVYEYKYPSAPNIPQYVIAFRGTITKSDTRLQDLKLDFQCVRNNLHQSSRFQLAMHYVHNTVSSSKGASVWLAGHSLGSAMALLAGKNMAKIGYFLETYLLNPPFFSLPIEGGFEDERVKLGIRFASSVVKAGLSLAVNGRQHHKAQSHDPFVVLSAWVPYLFVNPADPICSEYIGYFEHRKKMEEIGVGKLEKVATRNSMRNLLSSALRMDSGSEALHLLPSAYLTINRGQFPDFKRAHGIHQWWNPYFPCQSMLYKYNTT